In a single window of the Cupriavidus sp. P-10 genome:
- the tmk gene encoding dTMP kinase gives MRGKFITFEGIDGAGKSTHIDWVAARLRERAGIPAVVTTREPGGTPLGEDLRQLLLHRKMHLETEALLMFAARREHIAEVIAPALARGEWVISDRFTDATFAYQGGGRGLPTQRLEVLEKWVQDGLQPDLTLLFDVPLETASERLAGARAPDKFEAESRAFFQRTRDEYLRRAAAAPGRFRVIDATRSIEAIREELEQIIASL, from the coding sequence ATGCGCGGAAAATTCATCACCTTCGAAGGCATCGACGGCGCCGGCAAGAGCACCCATATCGACTGGGTGGCGGCAAGGCTGCGTGAGCGCGCCGGCATTCCCGCAGTCGTCACCACCCGCGAGCCGGGCGGCACGCCGCTGGGCGAAGACCTGCGCCAGCTGCTGCTGCACCGGAAAATGCACCTCGAGACCGAGGCGCTGCTGATGTTCGCGGCGCGGCGCGAGCATATCGCCGAGGTCATCGCTCCCGCGCTGGCGCGCGGCGAATGGGTGATCTCCGACCGCTTTACGGACGCGACCTTTGCCTACCAGGGCGGGGGCAGGGGCCTGCCGACGCAGCGGCTGGAAGTCCTGGAAAAATGGGTGCAGGACGGGCTCCAGCCGGACCTGACGCTACTGTTCGACGTGCCGCTGGAAACCGCCAGCGAGCGGCTGGCCGGGGCCCGTGCGCCGGACAAGTTCGAGGCGGAATCGCGTGCGTTCTTCCAGCGCACCCGCGATGAGTACCTGCGCCGTGCCGCCGCGGCGCCGGGGCGCTTCCGCGTGATCGACGCCACGCGCAGCATCGAGGCGATTCGCGAGGAACTTGAACAAATCATCGCAAGCCTTTGA